In Marinitoga hydrogenitolerans DSM 16785, the DNA window ATAAGTCCCGTGATTTTTATATAAATAAAGAAAAAATATATTTAACAAAAAATGAATTTGAATTGATGAATTTATTTATGAGTAACTATAATCAGGTTTTATCAAGAGATTTTTTGCTAGAAAGAGTTTGGGGATACGAAAGTGATGTTGATACGAGAGCTGTTGACATGGCAATTCAAAGATTAAGAAAAAAGATGGGAAAATATAATAAATATATAAAATCAATTTATGGCGTTGGATATAAATTAGAGGTGGATGATGAAAAATAGCATAAAAAATGAAATATTATTTTTAAATATATCTTCCACTATTATTATTTTAATAGTAATTTTTTTTATAACATTAAATACATTTCAAAAAAATATTATATCAAATGTTATAAATAGGATGACAGAGTATAGTCAGGAAAGTCAGATATATATTATAAATACATTAAAAAAATATAGGAATGAAAATGTTTATACTAAATTAAATGAACTTTCGCCATTTATTGCCAACTATTTATTTAGAAAATATCATTTCCATATCGAAATATATGATAATAGAAAAAATTTGCTTGCTGATAGTGTAATTACAAAAAAATTATATGTATATCAGGATGTTCATTATGCTGCTAATAGTATGAAAAATTATATATTAAAAAAGGATGGAAATGAAATTACTTTGTTTTTTTCAAGTCCAATATTTTTTGAAAACGAAGTTATTGGAGTTATAAGGTTTATTTATCCAATGGAGTTAGAATTTGGATTAATAGACAATATAAAAATTACTTTAATTATAATTAGCCTACTTTCGATACTTGCTGTTGTTATTTTGAATTTCTTTTTTTCTAATTCAATTACAACACCAATAAGAAAATTACAGGAAGAAACTGAGAAAATAGCAAATGGAAATTTTAATGAACGTATATCTATTAAAAGTAATGATGAAATAAATTCTCTTGTAAAATCATTTAATATTATGATTGAAAAATTGGAACATTATATAAAGTCATTAAAAGAAGAAAAAGAGAAACAAAAAGTTTTTATAGATAATATAACTCATGAATTAAAAACACCTATAACTTCAATATTAGGTCATGCAAATCTTCTTTTAAGATTAAAAGATGAAAAAGATAAAAATATTTCTATAAATTATATTACAAAAGAAGGCAATAGATTATTAAAGTTGGTTGAGGAATTACTTTACATATCTAAAATGAATAAAAATGATTTTGAATTTAATTTTAAAAAACATAATATAAAAAAGGTTATTGATGAATGCGTAGGTATATTAAATCCAAGGTTAAAGAAATTTTCTATAATAGTTGAAAATAATATCGAAAATAGAATTCTATTATTTGATTATGAAAAGATAAAAGAAGTAATTTTAAATATTCTTGATAATTCAATAAAACATAGTAAATGTTCTAAGATAACGATAGAATCCTTTTTAATAAATGAAGACTATTATGTTGTTTTGAAAGATAATGGTATTGGCATAAAAAAAGAAAATTTAGAAAATATTTTTAATCCTTTTTTTTCAAAAAGAGGAAAAACAAGTTATGGACTTGGATTGTGTATAACAAAAGAAATAATGAAAAAACATAATGGAGATATAACGATTGAAGGAAACGATGGAACTATAGTAACTTTAAAATTTTCAATGGAGTGGATGGAAAATGGATGATAAAAAGATAAAGAGATATATATTTATTTTTTTGTTTTTGGTGATAATAATAATATATTTTGAATCATATATCTTAAATAAAGATTTTAATAAAGTGTTTTTCATAAATGATAAAAATGAAATGATAAGAAGATATAATTCGTCAACTCCAATAAAAATGATAGTTTCAATGAAATATTTATCTTTCTATGAGATAAAAGATCCCGATTTTATTTTCGATATATGGGAAAGAATTAATAAATTACCAGTTTATAATTATATATCTCCTTCAACAGAAGAAGAAAACTACAAGGGTATTTTTGGGAAAATTTATTTTTTAGATGGAAGTATAAAATATTTTGAAATTGAAAAAAATATAAAAATAAATGATATGATATATGGAACTGAAAACAATGAAGATTTACAGTATATCAAAGAAAGGATTAAGGAGGAATTATTTTTACCAATTAACCTGGCAAATGAAGTTGTAAATGAAAATAATAAAGTAATAGCTTTTAATCATGAAAAGGGAGTATATATTGAAGATTATAAAAATAAAAATAAATTGTATAAAATTTTAACTACCTCAGAAAAAGTAGTTTCTGCTAAAATAATCGGTAAAATTTTAGAGGATAATAATATACCTCTATTTAAAATAAAGATTCTAAATAATAATAATAAAGGATTTCTTCAAATTAATGTCTTAAATAATGATTACTTCACAATCTACTACTTAAATACTTTCCTATATATGATGAAAGGAAATATATTAACTTTCCTAAAGAATTTATTTTAATATAGTTACATTTTTAATACATTTTTGAGCGTATATTAAAGCATTTTTTTATTATTATATTATTGTATAAAAATTTAAGGGGGGAATTGAAATGAAAAAAAGCATATTGTTTATGTTGATTTTGTCTCTATTTGTATTATCATTTTCCGAATTAATTATTTATAGCAGTGTTGACGAAGCAAATGCAAGAAAAATTTTAAATGCATTTTCAAAGCAGACTGGTATAGAGGTAAAGTATATTTTCCTTTCTTCTGGACCAGCATTAGCAAGACTTGAAGCTGAAAAAGAGAATCCGCAGGCTGATGTGTGGTTTGGAGCTCCAATGCCAAATCATATTATTGCAAAAGAAAGAGGATTGACTACTTCATATAAAACTACAAGTGTATATGGTATTACTCCTAATTTTTATGATGTGGAAGGTTATTATCATGCTTTTTATATGAACCCACTGGGTATAGGAGTTAATTTAAAAGTTTTAGAGCAGATAAAAGCAGACCTCCCAAAGAGCTGGATGGATTTATTAAAAACTGAATATAGAAATATGATTCAATATCCAAGTCCTCAAACTTCTGGTACAGCTTATGCATTTATTACTGGACTAATATCGATTTATGGTGAAGATGGAATGATAGATTATTTAAAAAAACTAGCTAAAAATGTTCAATCTTATACGCAAAGTGGAACAGGACCTTCAAAGTCAGTAGGTGTAGGACAGGCGGGATTGGGAATTCAATTCACTCCAGCATTTTTCCAGTTTAAAGAACAGGGATATCCAATTGAGGTAGTATTTCCAAAAGAAGGTGTTCCTTATGAAGCAGCATGTGTATCTATTGTAAAAGGTGCAAAACATAAATATGAAGCAAAAGTTTTAGTCGATTGGTTATTATCGAAAAAAGGCCAACAAACAATTGTTGATGAAAAAACATTTTTCTATCCTGTAAGGTCTGATGTTAATTTTGGTACATTACAGCCATTATCAACAATAAAATTAATTACTGTTGATGAAATTTGGGCAGCACAAAACAAGAAAAGAATTGTCGAAAGATGGATAAAAGAAGTTTTACCAGTTAAATAATAAAGGGGGACTCCCCCTTTTTTTTGGAGGGATGGATTTATGAAAATAAGAAATAAGGAATTTTATAATAAAATAAAAAGTATGCTAAATAATCCATCTTTGTTAATTTTAATTGTCTTGATATTCATTTTGTTATTTATATTTATAATTTTTCCATTATTTAAGGTTTTTATAGTCAGTTTTACCAATGAAGATGGAAAATTCTCATTGGAAATATACAATTCTATTTTTTCTAATGATTATATGAAACAGGGATTTAAAAACAGCATTTTAATAGCAACATTAACTGCTGTCATTGGAACCTTAATAGGTTTTCTCTATGCTTATACTGTAAATAGAGCTGATATACCATTAAAGAAATTTTTTAAAACTATAGCGGTTATTCCTATGGTGTTTCCCCCGTTTATAGGTGCTATGGCTATAATAATGTTGTTTGGTTTTAACGGTATTATAACAGCAAAAATTTTTGGTATAAGAACATTTCCTGTTTATGGAATTTGGGGATTAATGATAGCTCAAATAGTAACTTTCTTTCCTGTAGCTTTTATAACACTCGATGGGGTTATATCTACAATTTCACCAACTCTGGAAGATGCGGCATTTAATTTAAAAGCTTCCAGATGGCAGGTTTTTACAAAAATAATTTTGCCCTTATCTGTTCCAGGTATTGCAAGTACAATGCTAATTTTATTTATAGAATCACTGGCGGATTTTGGAAACCCTTTAATATTAGCTGGTTCGAGATTCCCGGTTTTATCAGTACAGGCTTATCTACAAATAACAGGAATGTTCGATTTGAGTAGTGGCGCAGCATTAGCTGTATGGTTATTGTTACCATCATTAATAGCCTTCATTTTGCAAAAATATTGGATAGGAAAAAAGAAATATATAACAATTACCGGCAAACCAACGACATCGCAATTAAAAAGTGTTAATAAATTTGCAAAATGGTTTTTGTTTGCGTTGTGCTTAATTATTTCATTATTTATTTTGTTAATATATGTTACTATTTTTTGGGGTGCATTTACAAAGATTTGGGGAATGAATAATGAATTTACACTGGAAAATTTTAAGTATGTATTTGATGTCGGAAAAGAAGCGATAAAAGATACGTTAACAATAGCTTTAACTTCTACACCTATATCAGCAGTTTTAGGTATGATTATAGCATTTTTGATTGTCAGAAAAACTTTTCCAGGGAAAAAAACACTGGAATTTGTATCATTACTTAATTTTGCAGTTCCTGGTACAGTTGTTGGTATAGGATATATACTTGCATTTAATTCAAAGCCATTATTGTTAACAGGAACATTTGCTATATTAGTATTAAATTTTATATTTAGGTATATTCCTGTGGGAATTCAAACTGGAGTTTCGCTGTTAAATCAGATAGATCCTGCAATTGAAGAAGCAGCATATACACTTGGTGCAAATGATAAAGTGGTTTTTTCTAAAATAACATTGCCATTGATTGTTCCCGCATTTTTTTCTGCACTTGTTTATTCTTTTGTAAGGGCAATGACAGCAATTAGTGCTGCAATATTTCTGGTATCCGCAGATTGGAATTTAATGACAGTTCAAATATTAAGTCAAACAGATTCAGGAAGGCTGTCTGAAGCTTGTGCTTTTTCAGTTGTGTTAATACTTATTATCTTATCATTTATGCTATTAATGAAAGTCCTTTTAAAGAATAAAATTTCTATAGTAAATAACGATTTTGCGTCTGAATAGGTAGGTGTCAAATATGAGTCTGGAATTAAAAAATATATATAAAATTTTTAAAAGTAAAGAGAGTGAAACAATAGCTGTTAATAATTTTTCTCTTAAAATAGATAAAGGACAATTTGTAACCTTTCTTGGACCTTCTGGATGTGGTAAAACTACTACATTAAGAATGATAGCTGGGTTTGAAACTCCAACAAATGGAAAGATATTTCTTGATGAAAAAGATATTACTAATATTCCTCCCAATAAAAGAGATGTTTCCATGATGTTTCAAAGTTATGCTTTATTTCCTCATATGACAATTAAAGAAAATATAGAATTTGGGTTAAAATTAAAAAAATTATCTAAAAATGAAATAGAAGAAAAAACGAAAAGAATAATACAATTAATAGGTCTCGAAGGTATGGAAAATAGACGTCCAGATCAAATATCTGGTGGACAACAACAACGTGTTGCACTTGCAAGAAGTCTTGTGATGGAACCGAAAGTTTTATTATTTGATGAGCCATTATCAAATTTAGATGCTAAACTTAGAGAATCCATGAGATCTGAAATCAGAAAAATACAAAAAGCATTAAAAATAACAAGTGTTTATGTTACTCATGATCAGATAGAAGCAATGAGTATATCAGATGTAATAGTTGTTATGAATAAAGGAAAAATAATGCAAGTAGGAACACCTTTTGAAATATATTCCAGACCAATGAATAAATTTGTTGCTGATTTTATAGGTAAAGTTAATTTTATTAAAGGAAAAATAATTAAAAAAGAAAAAGATGTATATCATGTTTATAGTAAAGAAATAGGAAAAGAATTCTATTGTACAGGAAGTAACGAATTGAAAGAAAATGAAAAGGTTTTAATAGTATTAAGACCAGAATCATTAAGTTATGAGAAAAAAGAAAATTCTATTTCCGGTGTTGTAAAAAAAGTAACTTATCTTGGCTCATATGTTGAATATGAAATTATAACTGGAAAAAATAAAATAGTAAGTTGTGTTCTGTTTAATCCAATTGAAAATAAAATACCGCAGATAGGTGAAAACATTAATCTTTATTTTAGTAATATAGCTTCCTGGATAATAGGAGATGAATAAAAATTAATATCTTTAATATGGGGGTGTAAAAATGAAGAAGTTATTTGGTTTGGTTATTGTTTTAGTATTAAGTGTCATGATTTTTTCAGCTGGTGATGTTGTAAAAGCATATACAACATTAGAAGAACCACTTGCTAAAGAATTATTTGATAAATTTGAAGAAGAAACAGGTATTAAAGTTGAATGGGTTAGACTTTCAACCGGAGAAACAGTTGCAAGGCTTGAAGCAGAAAGGGAAAATCCACAGGCTTCAATTTGGGTTGGTGGCGTAGGTTTAGGGCATGTTGAAGCAAAGCAAAAGGGTTTAACCACACCGTATAAGTCACCTCTGGCACAATATACTCCTGCACAATTTAGAGATCCAGAAAATTATTGGATTGGGCTATACATAGGTGTATTAGCATTTGCAACAAATACTGAAAGGGCAAAAGAATTAGGATTAGAAGCTCCAAAAGGCTGGTTTGACATTATTGATTCTAAATATAAAGGACTGGTTAGA includes these proteins:
- a CDS encoding sensor histidine kinase, coding for MKNSIKNEILFLNISSTIIILIVIFFITLNTFQKNIISNVINRMTEYSQESQIYIINTLKKYRNENVYTKLNELSPFIANYLFRKYHFHIEIYDNRKNLLADSVITKKLYVYQDVHYAANSMKNYILKKDGNEITLFFSSPIFFENEVIGVIRFIYPMELEFGLIDNIKITLIIISLLSILAVVILNFFFSNSITTPIRKLQEETEKIANGNFNERISIKSNDEINSLVKSFNIMIEKLEHYIKSLKEEKEKQKVFIDNITHELKTPITSILGHANLLLRLKDEKDKNISINYITKEGNRLLKLVEELLYISKMNKNDFEFNFKKHNIKKVIDECVGILNPRLKKFSIIVENNIENRILLFDYEKIKEVILNILDNSIKHSKCSKITIESFLINEDYYVVLKDNGIGIKKENLENIFNPFFSKRGKTSYGLGLCITKEIMKKHNGDITIEGNDGTIVTLKFSMEWMENG
- a CDS encoding DUF3919 family protein — translated: MDDKKIKRYIFIFLFLVIIIIYFESYILNKDFNKVFFINDKNEMIRRYNSSTPIKMIVSMKYLSFYEIKDPDFIFDIWERINKLPVYNYISPSTEEENYKGIFGKIYFLDGSIKYFEIEKNIKINDMIYGTENNEDLQYIKERIKEELFLPINLANEVVNENNKVIAFNHEKGVYIEDYKNKNKLYKILTTSEKVVSAKIIGKILEDNNIPLFKIKILNNNNKGFLQINVLNNDYFTIYYLNTFLYMMKGNILTFLKNLF
- a CDS encoding ABC transporter substrate-binding protein, with translation MKKSILFMLILSLFVLSFSELIIYSSVDEANARKILNAFSKQTGIEVKYIFLSSGPALARLEAEKENPQADVWFGAPMPNHIIAKERGLTTSYKTTSVYGITPNFYDVEGYYHAFYMNPLGIGVNLKVLEQIKADLPKSWMDLLKTEYRNMIQYPSPQTSGTAYAFITGLISIYGEDGMIDYLKKLAKNVQSYTQSGTGPSKSVGVGQAGLGIQFTPAFFQFKEQGYPIEVVFPKEGVPYEAACVSIVKGAKHKYEAKVLVDWLLSKKGQQTIVDEKTFFYPVRSDVNFGTLQPLSTIKLITVDEIWAAQNKKRIVERWIKEVLPVK
- a CDS encoding ABC transporter permease; translation: MKIRNKEFYNKIKSMLNNPSLLILIVLIFILLFIFIIFPLFKVFIVSFTNEDGKFSLEIYNSIFSNDYMKQGFKNSILIATLTAVIGTLIGFLYAYTVNRADIPLKKFFKTIAVIPMVFPPFIGAMAIIMLFGFNGIITAKIFGIRTFPVYGIWGLMIAQIVTFFPVAFITLDGVISTISPTLEDAAFNLKASRWQVFTKIILPLSVPGIASTMLILFIESLADFGNPLILAGSRFPVLSVQAYLQITGMFDLSSGAALAVWLLLPSLIAFILQKYWIGKKKYITITGKPTTSQLKSVNKFAKWFLFALCLIISLFILLIYVTIFWGAFTKIWGMNNEFTLENFKYVFDVGKEAIKDTLTIALTSTPISAVLGMIIAFLIVRKTFPGKKTLEFVSLLNFAVPGTVVGIGYILAFNSKPLLLTGTFAILVLNFIFRYIPVGIQTGVSLLNQIDPAIEEAAYTLGANDKVVFSKITLPLIVPAFFSALVYSFVRAMTAISAAIFLVSADWNLMTVQILSQTDSGRLSEACAFSVVLILIILSFMLLMKVLLKNKISIVNNDFASE
- a CDS encoding ABC transporter ATP-binding protein, which encodes MSLELKNIYKIFKSKESETIAVNNFSLKIDKGQFVTFLGPSGCGKTTTLRMIAGFETPTNGKIFLDEKDITNIPPNKRDVSMMFQSYALFPHMTIKENIEFGLKLKKLSKNEIEEKTKRIIQLIGLEGMENRRPDQISGGQQQRVALARSLVMEPKVLLFDEPLSNLDAKLRESMRSEIRKIQKALKITSVYVTHDQIEAMSISDVIVVMNKGKIMQVGTPFEIYSRPMNKFVADFIGKVNFIKGKIIKKEKDVYHVYSKEIGKEFYCTGSNELKENEKVLIVLRPESLSYEKKENSISGVVKKVTYLGSYVEYEIITGKNKIVSCVLFNPIENKIPQIGENINLYFSNIASWIIGDE